In the Mytilus galloprovincialis chromosome 10, xbMytGall1.hap1.1, whole genome shotgun sequence genome, one interval contains:
- the LOC143048377 gene encoding LOW QUALITY PROTEIN: uncharacterized protein LOC143048377 (The sequence of the model RefSeq protein was modified relative to this genomic sequence to represent the inferred CDS: deleted 1 base in 1 codon; substituted 2 bases at 2 genomic stop codons), with the protein MTVTRPEAIYTNSGHDGAAIPTTSTVSTTRMLMSTFSSNQDNSVHIPDMLPWQPRRAIDLQPTVDNTQFVSQTGQEVSVWIVGSSLIRNAFVHARSRTGGVNLGLHRIGVKIWWQGYGGMGLKDLNQQXKDYEIXKAPKYLVLHIAGNDLGKTKLGFLRNEIKATLEKVQSYLPNSSIVWSQILPRTNWRHSISQDSMMACRIRINSAIASFVLKNGGHYIKYPDIFPNSTFLKEDGVHLTDLGNDIFLNNLQGALEMFICSGSYTYPDTFGTI; encoded by the exons ATGACGGTTACAAGGCCTGAGGCTATCTATACAAATTCTGGACATGACGGCGCTGCCATACCAACAACTTCAACAGTATCAACGACAAGAATGTTGATGTCAACATTTTCTAGCAATCAGGACAACTCCGTCCACATTCCGGACATGTTACCATGGCAACCGAGACGAGCAATAGACCTCCAGCCAACTGTTGATAACACACAGTTTGTGTCACAAACAG GCCAAGAAGTGTCAGTATGGATAGTAGGCTCATCTTTGATAAGAAATGCATTTGTACACGCAAGAAGTAGAACAGGTGGTGTAAATTTAGGTCTCCATAGAATAGGAGTTAAAATTTGGTGGCAAGGGTATGGTGGCATGGGTTTAAAAGATTTGAATCAACAATAAAAAGACT ATGAAATATGAAAAGCGCCGAAATATCTTGTCCTTCATATTGCTGGAAATGATTTGGGGAAGACAAAACTAGGGTTTTTAAGGAATGAAATCAAGGCCACCTTGGAGAAGGTACAAAGTTATCTACCCAATAGTTCGATTGTCTGGTCTCAAATTTTACCGAGAACAAATTGGCGTCATTCAATAAGTCAGGATAGCATGATGGCATGCAGAATTAGGATAAATAGTGCCATTGCATCATTCGTGTTAAAGAATGGGGGgcattatataaagtatccagaTATTTTTCCTAATAGTACTTTTTTAAAGGAAGATGGTGTTCATTTGACTGATCTAGGAAATGACATATTTCTGAATAATTTGCAAGGTGCGcttgaaatgtttatttgttcTGGTTCTTATACATATCCAGATACATTTGGTACTATATAG